The Burkholderiales bacterium JOSHI_001 genomic sequence GCAGGAGGTCCATGCCTTGGCGCCCGAACGCGTGTCCGGCCTGGTGCTGGCCAACACCTCGCCCGCCTTCGGCCGCCCGGAAGGCGACTGGCAGCAGGACTTCCTGCGCCAGCGCTTCGCGCCACTGGATGCGGGGCTGGGCATGGCCGGCCTGGCCGCGCAGCTGGTGCCCGCCATGCTGGGTCCGGACGCGCCGGCCGCCGCGGCCCAGGCCGCGTTGGCCTTGATGGCCGGCGTGCCCGAAGCCACCTACCGCGCCGCCCTGGCCGCCCTGGTGGCCTTCGACCGCCGCGCCGCGCTGGCCAGCATCACCGTGCCCACGCTGGTGATCACCGGCGAGCACGACCAGGCCGCGCCGCCGGCCGTGTCCCAGCGCATGGCGCAGAAGATCCCGCGCGCCGTGCTGTCCATCCTGCCGGGCGCCGGGCACCTGGCGCCCATTGAGCAGCCTGCGGCCTTCGCCCGCGCGCTGGATGTGTTCCTGACCACCGTGGCCTGAAGAGACAAGCATGACCCCAGCCAGCACCCCCACCCCGGGCTACAAGCCCTCGCACATTGCCGGCACGCCGGAGTCGCTGACCGCGCAGCAGCGTGAACTGGTGGCGCTGGCCGCCGAATTGGGCGCCACGCGCTTTGCCGACCGCGCCGCGCGCTACGACCGCGAGGCCATCTTTCCCACCGAGAACTACCACGACCTGCGCGACGCCGGCCTGCTGGGCATCTGCGTTCCCAAGGCGCAAGGCGGGCAGGGCGCGGACTTCGCCACCTACGTGATGGTGGCCGCCGAGATTGGGCGCCATTGCGGTGCCACGGCGCTGTCCTTCAACATGCACGTCAGCTCCTGCATGTGGTCGGGCTTCATCGCCGACGCCCTGGACATGACATCCGAGCAGCGCGCCGAGCACGAACGCATCCGCGCCATCCACTACGAGCGCATCGTCAAGCACGGCAAGGTGTACGCCCAACCCTTTTCCGAAGGCGGCGCCGCCGCGGCCGGCGCCGCGCCCTGGGAAACCCAGGCCAGGAAGGTGGACGGCGGCTACCTCATCAACGGCAAGAAGATCTTTGCCTCCCTGGCCGGGGCGGCCGACTTCTACGGCGTGCTGTGCACGCTGCAACGCCCCGATGCCCCGGGCGGGGGCTCGCGGCGCGACTCCATGTACCTGGCGGTGCCGTCCGATGCGCCCGGCGTGTCGGTCACCGGCGACTGGGACCCTCTGGGCATGCGCGGCACGGTCAGCCGCACCCTGCTGTTCAAGGATG encodes the following:
- a CDS encoding acyl-CoA dehydrogenase (PFAM: Acyl-CoA dehydrogenase, C-terminal domain; Acyl-CoA dehydrogenase, middle domain; Acyl-CoA dehydrogenase, N-terminal domain); translation: MTPASTPTPGYKPSHIAGTPESLTAQQRELVALAAELGATRFADRAARYDREAIFPTENYHDLRDAGLLGICVPKAQGGQGADFATYVMVAAEIGRHCGATALSFNMHVSSCMWSGFIADALDMTSEQRAEHERIRAIHYERIVKHGKVYAQPFSEGGAAAAGAAPWETQARKVDGGYLINGKKIFASLAGAADFYGVLCTLQRPDAPGGGSRRDSMYLAVPSDAPGVSVTGDWDPLGMRGTVSRTLLFKDVFVPDDARLMPEGMYFQAATRFPHMFATLSPTYMGIAQAAYDFTVKYLRAELPGMPPVRRRMYPTKQIAVAQMRITLEQTRALFLQTAREARIDPDKDTRMRLYAAHYTIMENANALSALAIRTCGGQSMLKSLPLERLYRDSRCGSLMLPWTAELCLDRLGRECLYEAGEKDEAIE
- a CDS encoding putative hydrolase or acyltransferase of alpha/beta superfamily (PFAM: alpha/beta hydrolase fold) — protein: MTGRLVSAAPLAHLRWDAGAAPRGWAVLLHGVGGGREAWMGVAPTLARIGWNVAAVDLPGYGLTPAITPYDLAGLAARVLALLDHLDAPRALLVGHSMGGMLAQEVHALAPERVSGLVLANTSPAFGRPEGDWQQDFLRQRFAPLDAGLGMAGLAAQLVPAMLGPDAPAAAAQAALALMAGVPEATYRAALAALVAFDRRAALASITVPTLVITGEHDQAAPPAVSQRMAQKIPRAVLSILPGAGHLAPIEQPAAFARALDVFLTTVA